A DNA window from Falco naumanni isolate bFalNau1 chromosome Z, bFalNau1.pat, whole genome shotgun sequence contains the following coding sequences:
- the LOC121081480 gene encoding ER membrane protein complex subunit 4-like, whose product MAAAAVRGRRFKWSLELAAAPGGRPRGAAEGRGPLGFAERQLGESGVHESDKILMEKRCWDVALAPLKQIPMNLFIMYMAGNTISIFPAMMVCMMGWRPLQALMSLSATLKALESSSRRALQGLVFLVGNGLGLALALYKCQAMGLLPTRPSDWLAFVAPPQRMEFTGGGLIL is encoded by the exons atggcggcggcggcggttCGGGGCCGGCGGTTCAAGTGGTCGCTGGAgctggcggcggcgccgggggggcg GCCCCGCGGAGCCGCCGAGGGCCGCGGGCCGCTGGGGTTCGCCGAGCGGCAGCTGGGGGAGAGCGGCGTCCACGAGAGCGACAAAATCCTCATGGAGAAG CGTTGCTGGGACGTGGCACTGGCGCCGCTGAAGCAGATCCCCATGAACTTGTTCATCATGTACATGGCCGGCAACACCATCTCCATCTTCCCCGCAATGATGGTGTGCATGATGGGCTGGCGGCCGCTGCAGGCCCTCATGTCCCTCTCTGCCA CACTGAAGGCCCTGGAAAGCTCAAGCCGGCGGGCCCTCCAGGGGCTGGTGTTCCTGGTGGGCaacgggctggggctggccctggccctcTACAAGTGCCAGGCCAtggggctgctgcccacccGCCCTTCCGACTGGTTGGCCTTTGTCGCCCCACCACAG CGGATGGAGTTCACTGGGGGGGGCCTGATCCTGTGA